One Maridesulfovibrio bastinii DSM 16055 genomic region harbors:
- a CDS encoding FUSC family protein: MLRKSLAIIKNEFRSDSVLFRHAVRGALALTLAMALARGLGLKHAVWLPISVMVIMRPSVGGTLRHSWRRLTGTVLGAALGILILFFKPALGVSIALMLLLFFLTIMFKVYNYTAFSCSLTAAVILLLGIIFADGWEMGLERIIDTVLGITIGLGASFLVWPNMARKNLRAQMGDLIHAQYNHFKQLTESYLDGMWRESDLVESRIAASMALDICAEFFHEASAEPGLQGRQRQDLFRLLRVFTRMHRMLTAMSSTIRRSPGGPLEAFEKGMRRLLGRALTQYRWLERCARDPEHCSNRPHFDRAVDEFLDLVGEIRARGELEEVPLERRNNISAFIWQIRTLGNEIKRAERRLNDLRGRSSN, translated from the coding sequence ATGCTGCGTAAAAGTCTCGCTATAATAAAAAATGAATTCCGATCTGATTCCGTCCTTTTCCGGCATGCTGTGAGAGGTGCTCTGGCATTGACTCTGGCCATGGCCCTTGCAAGAGGGCTGGGCCTTAAGCATGCGGTGTGGCTTCCTATCAGTGTAATGGTCATTATGCGTCCGTCAGTAGGCGGTACTTTGCGCCATAGCTGGAGAAGGCTTACAGGTACAGTGCTCGGAGCTGCTTTGGGAATACTTATTCTCTTTTTTAAGCCGGCTCTTGGAGTCTCAATAGCACTGATGCTGCTTCTCTTTTTCCTGACTATTATGTTCAAGGTCTATAACTACACTGCTTTCAGCTGTTCGCTAACTGCCGCTGTTATTTTACTGCTGGGTATTATTTTTGCCGATGGCTGGGAGATGGGGCTGGAAAGGATCATTGATACTGTTCTTGGAATTACAATCGGACTCGGAGCTTCTTTTCTGGTCTGGCCTAATATGGCCAGAAAAAATCTACGGGCTCAGATGGGCGATCTTATCCATGCCCAGTACAATCATTTCAAACAGTTAACAGAGTCATATCTTGACGGTATGTGGCGTGAATCTGATCTTGTTGAAAGCAGAATTGCGGCATCAATGGCACTTGATATCTGTGCTGAATTTTTTCATGAGGCTTCTGCTGAACCCGGCCTTCAAGGGCGTCAGCGGCAGGACCTTTTCAGATTGCTGCGTGTTTTTACAAGAATGCACAGGATGCTGACCGCCATGTCTTCTACCATCCGGCGTTCACCCGGAGGACCGCTTGAGGCTTTTGAAAAAGGAATGCGCCGTTTGCTCGGCAGGGCGCTAACGCAGTATCGCTGGCTGGAGAGATGCGCCCGTGATCCCGAGCATTGCTCAAACAGACCGCATTTTGACCGTGCTGTAGATGAGTTTCTTGATCTTGTTGGAGAAATTAGAGCTCGTGGTGAACTTGAAGAAGTTCCGCTTGAACGGCGTAACAATATTTCAGCGTTTATATGGCAGATCAGAACTCTGGGTAATGAAATCAAAAGGGCCGAGAGAAGGCTTAATGATCTTAGAGGCCGCAGCAGTAATTAA
- a CDS encoding TOBE domain-containing protein, with protein MNYYSGGRGGRISPSDVFSVSNNVNYLDSAQLDQLENSFRKWIVAARRVDVIFSRERMLHLFLMLRFTGARLGEVLGLSDQDIMLNSSEVKIGDGDSARRVPLPADFCSELGSFLDSPARLVFKGKIFSFDQGHVRRYFYDRAESCGFSREMGAPKVIRNSRAVEMLRSGVPLTVVREVMGQASLDFANDFQCFTESDVSSIVKRLALSKMSHQTSARNTFIGHITSLAEDGLMASIDLKTESGLCVNSIITLESLHSLGLKNGSPVIATVKAPLLGVSPVNRETKLSASNCYETDVIRIKKTAVIAEITGKTATGLELCALISTEDLDEMQLEEGGRAVFYFKSLSVVLNTI; from the coding sequence ATGAATTATTATAGCGGTGGAAGGGGCGGAAGAATCTCACCATCTGATGTTTTCAGCGTTTCCAACAATGTCAATTATCTTGATTCGGCGCAGTTGGATCAGCTTGAAAACTCCTTTAGAAAGTGGATTGTGGCTGCCAGACGGGTGGACGTTATTTTCTCACGCGAGAGAATGCTGCATCTATTTTTGATGCTCAGATTTACAGGGGCCAGACTCGGGGAAGTACTTGGTCTTTCTGATCAGGATATTATGCTGAACAGTTCTGAGGTTAAAATAGGTGACGGGGATTCCGCACGCAGAGTACCTCTTCCGGCAGATTTCTGTTCAGAACTCGGGTCATTTTTGGACAGTCCGGCCCGGCTTGTTTTCAAGGGTAAAATTTTTAGTTTTGATCAGGGGCATGTCCGCCGTTACTTTTATGACCGGGCCGAATCCTGCGGCTTTTCCCGTGAAATGGGTGCGCCCAAAGTGATCAGAAATTCACGGGCAGTGGAAATGCTGCGCAGTGGAGTGCCTTTGACTGTTGTGCGTGAGGTTATGGGGCAGGCTTCACTAGATTTTGCAAATGATTTCCAGTGTTTTACCGAGTCTGATGTAAGTTCGATAGTAAAACGTCTTGCGCTGAGCAAAATGAGTCACCAGACCAGTGCCAGAAACACTTTCATTGGTCATATTACCTCCCTCGCTGAAGACGGTCTGATGGCCTCCATTGATCTTAAAACTGAATCCGGTCTTTGTGTTAACTCCATAATTACCTTAGAAAGTCTTCATTCTCTTGGGCTTAAAAACGGCAGTCCGGTAATTGCCACTGTCAAGGCTCCGCTTCTTGGTGTAAGCCCGGTTAACAGAGAAACAAAATTGAGTGCAAGCAACTGTTATGAAACGGATGTTATCAGAATCAAGAAGACCGCAGTCATTGCCGAGATTACAGGTAAAACAGCTACAGGGCTTGAACTTTGCGCTTTGATTTCAACCGAAGATCTTGATGAAATGCAGCTTGAAGAGGGCGGAAGAGCCGTGTTTTATTTTAAGTCTCTTTCCGTTGTCCTGAATACAATCTGA
- the modA gene encoding molybdate ABC transporter substrate-binding protein: MKKQFATIVICLSIMLMFCASAFAQSLSVACAANFTGAMKDLVKLYEKNTGTDVTCAFGSTGMLYGQIKNGAPYDVFFAADQKRPALLFKEGLSIEPSTYAKGKLVLWSKSAKIENIATWKDVITSSELTKVGTANPKTAPYGKRSIEALTAAGLLDKAESKIAYGKNVAQSFLYAYSGSTDASFVALSQALSPKGKEGKYWSIAEAGPVTQDVCILKAGKQDAAAAFLTWLKTDEAKTIITSYGYE, from the coding sequence ATGAAAAAACAATTCGCAACTATCGTTATCTGCCTGAGCATCATGCTTATGTTCTGCGCCAGTGCATTCGCCCAGAGCCTATCAGTAGCCTGTGCAGCGAATTTTACCGGCGCAATGAAGGATCTGGTAAAACTTTACGAAAAGAACACCGGAACTGACGTAACCTGCGCATTCGGTTCAACCGGAATGCTTTACGGTCAGATCAAAAACGGTGCTCCTTACGATGTATTTTTTGCAGCAGATCAGAAACGCCCTGCTCTTCTTTTCAAAGAAGGTCTCTCCATCGAGCCGAGCACTTATGCAAAAGGTAAACTTGTTCTCTGGAGCAAGAGTGCAAAAATTGAAAATATCGCAACATGGAAAGATGTTATCACTTCTTCAGAACTGACAAAAGTCGGTACTGCAAACCCCAAAACAGCTCCTTACGGTAAAAGATCTATTGAAGCTCTCACCGCAGCAGGACTGCTTGATAAAGCTGAAAGCAAAATCGCTTACGGTAAAAACGTAGCCCAGTCTTTCCTCTATGCCTACTCAGGTTCTACCGATGCTTCATTTGTAGCTCTCTCACAGGCTCTGTCTCCTAAAGGAAAAGAAGGAAAATACTGGTCCATTGCTGAAGCTGGTCCGGTAACTCAGGATGTCTGCATTTTAAAAGCAGGTAAACAGGATGCCGCAGCCGCATTCCTGACATGGCTTAAAACTGATGAAGCCAAAACTATCATAACTTCATACGGATACGAATAA
- the modB gene encoding molybdate ABC transporter permease subunit, with amino-acid sequence MDTASLWVTARLALCVTPLLLCAALPLAYFIVFSRVKGKKIIEATCNLPLVLPPTVLGFYLLVAMGPNSPLGEGWETFTGSRLIFSFSGLVIGSMVYSLPFAIQPLKTSFAKLDTRLIESAYILGLSPIKTFFRVILPNSLGGVASAGVLIFAHTVGEFGVALMIGGSVPGQTRVASISIFEHVEMLDYAGAASLSIVLLIFSYIVLLIMGSIK; translated from the coding sequence ATGGATACAGCGTCATTATGGGTGACCGCACGGCTTGCGCTGTGCGTCACCCCGCTTCTTCTTTGTGCGGCTCTGCCTCTTGCTTATTTTATCGTGTTCAGCAGAGTTAAAGGTAAAAAAATCATTGAGGCAACCTGCAATCTGCCGCTGGTACTTCCACCGACAGTTCTTGGTTTCTATCTTCTGGTGGCGATGGGACCAAATTCCCCATTAGGGGAAGGATGGGAAACTTTCACCGGAAGTCGTTTGATTTTTTCATTCAGCGGGCTGGTTATCGGATCAATGGTCTACAGTCTTCCGTTCGCCATACAACCGTTGAAAACTTCTTTTGCAAAACTTGATACCAGGCTGATTGAATCAGCTTACATATTGGGACTTTCCCCAATAAAAACATTTTTCCGTGTCATACTTCCGAACTCACTTGGTGGAGTTGCTTCTGCAGGGGTGCTGATTTTTGCTCACACTGTCGGCGAATTCGGAGTTGCACTTATGATCGGCGGAAGCGTTCCCGGGCAGACCAGAGTTGCCTCCATATCAATTTTTGAACATGTGGAAATGCTTGATTATGCCGGAGCCGCGTCTCTTTCAATAGTGCTCCTTATTTTCAGTTACATTGTACTGCTCATTATGGGCAGCATCAAATAG
- a CDS encoding ATP-binding cassette domain-containing protein, translated as MTLEVNVTKKLPNFELNVSFKCRAGNLAAIVGPSGSGKTTLVRIISGLVRPDSGRITFNDKVWVDTDKKIFLPPQKRDLGLVFQDYTLFPHMNVRKNVAFAAKSESKVVELMKLFGISHIAESKPCTISGGERQRAAFCQALAREPVMLLLDEPFSALDADTRDRLRTELGKMKKDLSIPVLHVTHDLGEANELADTILPIVAGRISPEWLKRLSQPHEESQEMAKDMLCRVTGMAV; from the coding sequence ATGACCCTTGAAGTAAACGTAACTAAAAAACTGCCGAACTTTGAACTCAATGTTTCCTTTAAATGCCGTGCCGGAAATCTGGCTGCGATAGTAGGACCATCAGGATCAGGTAAAACAACTCTTGTCCGCATAATTTCCGGTCTCGTTCGCCCTGACAGCGGCAGAATAACTTTCAACGACAAAGTGTGGGTAGACACCGATAAGAAAATTTTTCTGCCTCCACAGAAAAGGGATCTGGGTCTTGTTTTTCAGGACTACACCCTTTTCCCTCACATGAACGTCAGAAAAAATGTTGCTTTTGCTGCTAAAAGTGAAAGCAAAGTAGTTGAACTTATGAAACTTTTCGGCATTTCCCATATTGCTGAATCCAAACCATGTACCATCTCAGGTGGAGAAAGACAGCGTGCCGCATTCTGTCAGGCCCTCGCCCGCGAACCGGTAATGCTTCTGCTGGATGAACCATTTTCAGCACTTGACGCCGATACCCGCGACAGACTTCGCACCGAGCTTGGAAAAATGAAAAAAGATCTTTCCATCCCGGTTCTGCATGTCACCCATGACCTTGGCGAAGCCAACGAACTGGCTGATACAATTCTGCCTATTGTTGCCGGCCGGATCAGCCCTGAATGGCTGAAACGGTTGTCACAACCACACGAAGAATCACAGGAGATGGCAAAAGATATGCTCTGCCGGGTAACCGGTATGGCTGTCTGA
- the modA gene encoding molybdate ABC transporter substrate-binding protein gives MNRKIYVLITVLALTLCFSQAYAAKRPVLAAGAGYKKMVNDLCSNYQKLKGTSPELIYGNMARVTSQAKVSGRVDIVIGAKWFLDRSGIKFSKLFTLGSGKLVAAMIPGKKFENSSSLESADIQRIALPDPDRAIYGRAAMAYLKNKGLDKKLKDKLVIVATVPQVASYVISKEVDLGFINLTHALNVKNKIGGYEIIDTADYPAIEIEAGVINESPEVDDFMEFLKSDQAREIITKHGL, from the coding sequence ATGAACCGCAAAATTTATGTTCTCATTACTGTTCTTGCACTTACTCTATGTTTCTCACAGGCGTATGCCGCCAAAAGACCTGTTCTCGCTGCCGGCGCAGGATATAAAAAAATGGTCAACGATCTGTGCAGCAACTATCAGAAGCTGAAAGGAACTTCTCCGGAGCTGATTTACGGAAATATGGCCCGCGTAACATCGCAGGCAAAAGTCAGCGGCAGGGTTGATATAGTAATCGGGGCAAAATGGTTCCTTGACCGCTCCGGAATTAAATTCAGCAAACTTTTTACCCTCGGCAGCGGCAAACTTGTTGCAGCAATGATCCCCGGTAAAAAATTTGAAAACAGCTCTTCACTTGAATCAGCTGATATCCAGCGCATCGCCCTCCCTGATCCTGACCGGGCTATTTATGGTCGCGCTGCCATGGCTTACCTCAAAAACAAAGGGCTTGATAAAAAGCTTAAAGATAAACTCGTAATTGTTGCTACAGTTCCTCAGGTTGCATCGTATGTAATATCAAAAGAAGTTGATCTCGGTTTCATCAATCTGACCCACGCACTTAATGTAAAGAATAAAATCGGCGGATATGAAATTATTGATACCGCTGATTACCCGGCCATTGAAATTGAAGCCGGAGTTATAAATGAAAGCCCTGAAGTTGACGACTTCATGGAATTTTTAAAATCTGATCAGGCCAGAGAAATCATCACTAAACACGGCCTGTAG
- a CDS encoding molybdate ABC transporter permease subunit codes for MYSELLMSPEVTSPIILTVKVLAVSSILFLVAGLGFGYYLGRGKSIFRELLDLLVTLPMVFPPVATGFVLLMLLGRVGPLSKIFGKEIVFSFSGVVLASFIAGLPLVVKPIQAALGGDLKKFEEVAMVLGKNRFQAFFLVLLPNIRKSLAAGMVMALGRSLGEVGITLMIGGNIIGRTNTMSLEIYNSVFSGEFDKAAMLSIIIGIMSLIIFISLKKLSAT; via the coding sequence TTGTACTCCGAACTGCTTATGTCCCCTGAGGTGACCTCTCCGATAATACTCACGGTCAAAGTACTGGCTGTTTCTTCAATACTGTTTCTGGTAGCCGGTCTGGGATTCGGGTATTATCTGGGGAGAGGAAAATCCATTTTCAGGGAACTTTTAGACCTGCTGGTGACACTGCCCATGGTCTTTCCCCCTGTAGCCACCGGCTTTGTCCTCCTTATGTTATTAGGCAGAGTCGGACCACTGAGTAAAATATTCGGTAAGGAAATTGTTTTCAGTTTTTCCGGGGTTGTACTGGCTTCATTCATTGCGGGGCTGCCTCTGGTTGTAAAACCGATACAGGCCGCACTTGGAGGAGATCTTAAAAAATTTGAAGAAGTGGCTATGGTATTGGGAAAAAACCGTTTTCAGGCTTTTTTTCTGGTACTGCTGCCGAACATTCGTAAAAGCCTTGCAGCCGGTATGGTGATGGCACTTGGAAGATCACTCGGAGAAGTAGGTATTACCCTTATGATTGGCGGTAATATTATAGGCCGGACCAATACGATGTCTCTTGAAATTTATAACTCCGTTTTCAGCGGGGAATTTGACAAAGCCGCCATGTTGTCAATAATTATCGGAATAATGTCTTTAATCATATTCATCTCGCTGAAAAAACTTTCCGCAACATAA
- a CDS encoding Rossmann-like domain-containing protein, with the protein MSETLNKVQAEAAKIWKSGGLLDQQIKVKARVLSIEEAIGNPEGDDFPLQKGKERLMEADFCGCKGQAFTDMFGDFSGTIGEISKMDLENNFRRAIFISSLNATMRYLGKTDRTIHCKDKEPTICAGKLPQYIRDNYGDVKITQVGYQPKMVEALSSEFQYRVLDLDPDNIGQKKFNAVIEGSETSQEALEWADIILSTGTVIVNDTLEDFLREKPVIFYGTTIAGAASIMGWKRYCDQSL; encoded by the coding sequence ATGAGTGAAACCTTAAATAAAGTTCAAGCTGAAGCTGCTAAAATCTGGAAAAGTGGCGGTCTGCTGGATCAACAGATAAAAGTAAAAGCCAGAGTTCTTTCCATTGAAGAAGCAATCGGTAATCCTGAGGGAGATGATTTTCCGCTCCAGAAAGGAAAAGAAAGATTGATGGAAGCTGATTTCTGCGGATGTAAAGGACAGGCTTTCACTGATATGTTCGGTGATTTTTCCGGAACGATCGGAGAAATTTCGAAAATGGATCTTGAAAATAATTTCAGAAGAGCTATTTTTATATCTTCCCTTAATGCAACAATGCGTTATCTGGGAAAAACAGACCGGACTATACACTGTAAGGATAAGGAACCAACAATCTGTGCAGGCAAGCTACCGCAATACATACGCGATAACTACGGGGATGTGAAAATAACTCAGGTCGGATATCAGCCTAAAATGGTTGAGGCTCTGAGTTCCGAGTTTCAATATCGTGTATTGGACCTTGACCCGGATAACATTGGACAGAAAAAGTTCAATGCCGTTATCGAAGGTTCCGAAACTTCGCAGGAAGCCTTAGAATGGGCAGATATAATTCTGTCTACTGGAACAGTAATTGTGAACGATACTCTGGAAGATTTTCTGCGGGAAAAACCGGTGATTTTTTATGGTACAACCATAGCCGGAGCAGCTTCCATCATGGGTTGGAAACGTTATTGTGATCAAAGCCTTTAG
- a CDS encoding amino acid ABC transporter ATP-binding protein: METILELKQVVKRFGSLTAVDHIDLKIKRGEKVVIVGPSGSGKSTLLRTMNFLEIIDSGELLFEGKPCGYTEKNGSLVLDNQKKLCALRSEIGMVFQQFNLFPHMTVVKNVMEGQVTVLGRSKHEAREIALSTLDKVGLADRADVYPVTLSGGQKQRVAIARALAMNPKMLLFDEPTSALDPELVGEVFDTIRSLAEEGMTMVIVTHNMGFAREVADTVIFMERGNFIAKGTPSEFFSEQEIHPRIKEFLDKIL; encoded by the coding sequence ATGGAAACAATTTTAGAGCTGAAACAGGTAGTTAAAAGATTCGGTAGCTTAACCGCTGTCGATCATATTGATCTTAAAATCAAGCGCGGAGAAAAAGTGGTTATCGTCGGGCCTTCAGGCTCCGGTAAATCAACACTGCTCAGGACCATGAATTTTCTGGAAATAATTGATTCCGGGGAGCTCCTGTTCGAGGGAAAGCCATGCGGCTATACCGAAAAAAATGGCTCATTGGTGCTTGATAACCAGAAAAAACTCTGTGCATTACGCTCTGAAATTGGTATGGTCTTTCAGCAGTTCAATTTGTTTCCGCACATGACGGTTGTGAAGAATGTCATGGAAGGACAGGTTACTGTTCTCGGACGCTCCAAACATGAAGCCCGTGAGATAGCTTTAAGCACTTTGGATAAAGTTGGCCTTGCCGATCGTGCCGATGTTTACCCGGTTACGCTTTCCGGCGGTCAGAAGCAAAGGGTGGCGATTGCAAGGGCTTTGGCCATGAATCCTAAAATGCTTCTCTTTGACGAACCTACTTCAGCACTTGATCCTGAACTTGTCGGTGAGGTTTTTGATACCATAAGATCACTGGCTGAAGAAGGAATGACCATGGTTATAGTCACCCATAATATGGGTTTCGCCAGAGAAGTGGCCGATACGGTTATTTTTATGGAGCGTGGTAATTTTATAGCTAAAGGAACTCCTTCTGAATTCTTTTCTGAGCAAGAAATTCATCCCAGAATCAAGGAGTTTTTAGATAAAATTTTGTAA
- a CDS encoding amino acid ABC transporter permease (The N-terminal region of this protein, as described by TIGR01726, is a three transmembrane segment that identifies a subfamily of ABC transporter permease subunits, which specificities that include histidine, arginine, glutamine, glutamate, L-cystine (sic), the opines (in Agrobacterium) octopine and nopaline, etc.), producing MKLIGKSGAVIVPLFLLLMFCFPPAVQASATSDALIKQAGNAMATGNLDKAEELFLQIPKPGPEGDDGEFVYSRMQVARLNFSLKKFDEARGNANEILKIYPGNIEAKNFLASIERAQKPEWKKFLEDCTRFLPTLLKGASMTLLLVFVTMLVSPVVGLLIALGKISRVRPFSSICWFIIWFFRGTPLLLQLFFIYYGLPAMGITLAPITAALIGLGINYSAYLAEIIRAGIESIDAGQTEAAKALGMTYSQTMRRVIVPQTYKRIIPPVANEFIALIKDTALVSTISMVELMRSADQMFNAYFNISVLVLAAIIYLVFTSAFTFVFEKIEYKVGKYERR from the coding sequence ATGAAATTGATTGGAAAGAGCGGGGCGGTAATTGTCCCGCTCTTTCTGTTGCTAATGTTCTGCTTTCCGCCCGCTGTTCAGGCTTCCGCAACTTCGGATGCTCTGATCAAACAGGCTGGAAATGCAATGGCCACCGGTAATCTGGATAAAGCTGAAGAACTGTTTCTACAGATACCAAAGCCCGGACCGGAAGGTGATGACGGTGAATTTGTGTACTCCCGTATGCAGGTTGCCCGTTTGAATTTTTCTCTTAAAAAATTTGATGAAGCCCGTGGAAATGCCAATGAGATATTAAAAATATATCCCGGCAATATTGAGGCTAAAAATTTTCTTGCGTCAATTGAGAGAGCCCAGAAGCCCGAATGGAAAAAGTTTCTTGAAGACTGTACCAGATTTTTACCGACTCTGCTGAAAGGGGCATCCATGACCCTGCTTCTGGTGTTTGTGACCATGCTGGTCTCACCTGTTGTAGGTCTGCTTATAGCTCTTGGAAAAATAAGCCGGGTCAGGCCGTTTTCAAGTATATGCTGGTTCATAATCTGGTTTTTCAGAGGGACTCCGCTTCTGCTGCAACTGTTTTTTATCTATTACGGTCTGCCAGCCATGGGTATAACCCTTGCGCCTATAACTGCCGCGCTTATCGGCCTTGGAATCAACTATTCGGCTTATCTTGCAGAGATTATACGGGCGGGAATAGAATCTATTGATGCGGGCCAGACAGAGGCAGCTAAAGCTCTTGGAATGACATATTCCCAGACCATGCGCAGGGTTATTGTTCCGCAGACATACAAACGGATAATACCGCCTGTAGCTAATGAATTTATCGCTCTCATCAAGGATACGGCACTTGTTTCGACAATTTCCATGGTTGAATTGATGCGTTCAGCGGACCAGATGTTCAATGCCTATTTCAATATTAGTGTGCTTGTTTTGGCTGCTATAATTTATCTGGTGTTTACCAGTGCCTTCACCTTTGTTTTTGAAAAAATTGAATACAAAGTCGGAAAGTATGAAAGGCGTTAA
- a CDS encoding amino acid ABC transporter substrate-binding protein, whose protein sequence is MKKIIFALLAVMVFAFAANVQAADSSWDQVKAKGVLTIGLDDAFPPMGFRLDDGTLTGFDIDAAEALGKRLGIKIKWQPTAWDGVIHSLNANKFDCIWNGMTITPERAEAVLFTKPYIMDGQIAVVSMTNSKVKATSELSGTEVGVQKGSPALEAAKTIKPAPAEIREYDTNPKAFLDLESGRLAAVVVDNVSGRYYIAQRPGKYRALPGFISSEPFGVAFRKNDVSLRDMVQKTIDEMVADGTMGKISRKWFGEDITNPKKW, encoded by the coding sequence ATGAAAAAAATAATTTTTGCTCTTTTGGCCGTAATGGTTTTCGCTTTTGCGGCAAATGTTCAGGCTGCTGATTCTTCATGGGATCAGGTCAAGGCTAAAGGTGTTCTGACTATCGGTCTTGATGACGCCTTCCCTCCCATGGGATTCCGTCTTGATGACGGAACTCTGACCGGATTCGATATCGATGCTGCTGAAGCTCTCGGTAAGAGACTCGGTATTAAAATCAAATGGCAGCCTACAGCATGGGACGGAGTTATCCATTCTCTTAATGCCAATAAATTTGATTGTATCTGGAATGGCATGACCATCACTCCTGAACGTGCTGAAGCTGTTCTTTTCACCAAGCCTTACATCATGGACGGTCAGATTGCCGTTGTTTCCATGACCAACTCCAAAGTTAAGGCAACCAGTGAACTGAGCGGAACTGAAGTTGGTGTTCAGAAAGGTTCTCCTGCTCTTGAAGCAGCAAAAACTATCAAACCTGCTCCTGCTGAAATCCGTGAATATGACACCAACCCGAAAGCATTTCTTGATCTTGAATCAGGTCGTCTCGCTGCAGTTGTAGTTGACAACGTTTCCGGTCGCTACTACATCGCACAGCGTCCCGGTAAATACCGCGCTCTGCCAGGATTCATTTCCTCTGAGCCTTTTGGTGTGGCATTCCGCAAGAATGATGTTTCTCTTCGTGACATGGTCCAGAAGACTATTGATGAAATGGTCGCTGATGGAACCATGGGTAAAATTTCACGTAAATGGTTCGGCGAGGACATCACCAATCCCAAGAAATGGTAA
- a CDS encoding Hsp20/alpha crystallin family protein, translating into MPNLTSWGTHELQKLKQDMDNLFESLCSDYGIPSVCKVIDCTPNMEMVEDGENLVVKTTMPGFESEDLEVKVSETSMAISGTKKIQYRNGCQSKFFRKEIPLPCRVDPDKVEAVFKDGKLEITLYKCIIKPMKNICITCK; encoded by the coding sequence ATGCCTAATCTGACTTCATGGGGAACACATGAACTTCAAAAGCTGAAACAGGATATGGATAACCTGTTTGAAAGCCTTTGCAGCGATTACGGGATTCCTTCAGTGTGTAAAGTAATTGACTGCACACCGAATATGGAAATGGTTGAGGACGGAGAAAATCTTGTTGTAAAAACAACAATGCCGGGATTTGAAAGTGAAGATCTCGAAGTCAAAGTATCTGAAACTTCAATGGCAATCTCCGGGACTAAGAAGATTCAATACCGTAACGGATGCCAGTCCAAATTTTTCCGTAAAGAGATTCCCCTGCCATGCAGAGTTGACCCGGACAAGGTTGAAGCTGTTTTTAAAGACGGCAAGCTTGAAATAACTCTCTACAAGTGCATTATCAAACCGATGAAAAATATCTGCATTACCTGCAAATAG